TTCTCGAGTTAGGTTGAAATACACGAGGATGAGGAGGAATATTCTATGGCAAGTAAGCAAAACTATAAAGAACCCAACCCTATTTTGGTAAAGTCAAACACAACAtacacatttgtttttattttcaaatctacCAACCAATCACAAAGCAATGTAGTTTCTTTAATATCATCGCCACTACCAACAATAAAACTAAGTCACACACCTtcacaaaacaacataaaacccACTCCTATTCTATTCTCCTCCACCCATCAACCAACCCAACAcaacaaatttataataaacaaaACACACCAAACACATTCAACTCAACTCAAATTTCacacttcaatttcaattttgatctATAAAAACAAATGGTCAAATCATAGCCTTATTCTCACTCATTTccctttcaatttcaatttcaattttccaaTCCCATCATGGCTTCAATCTCAAGTATTTATTCATCTTCACCAACACTTAACaatcaaaaaaaccaaaacgcaTCCTCTATTCCAATACGACGTCGTTCACAACAACATCTCCCTATATACCAAACCCGACCCAAACTCCCTCCAACCCGCTCCGTCGCACGCGAAATTCCAACCGGAACCGATCTCTCCGCTGTGCAATCCACAAACCACCATCGTCTCGAGAAAGATCCACGCGCTTTATGGCGGCGTTACGTGGACTGGCTATACCAGCACAAGGAGATTGGTTTGTATCTGGATGTGAGCCGGGTCGGGTTTACCGATGAGTTTGTGAAGGAAATGGAGCCGAGGTTTCAGGCGGCGTTGAAAGCTATGGAGGAGCTTGAAAAGGGAGCGATTGCGAATCCTGATGAAGGGCGTATGGTTGGGCATTACTGGCTTAGGGATTCCAATCGTGCTCCGAATATATTTCTTAAGACGCAGATTGATAAGACCCTTGATGCTATTTGTGGTTTTGCTGATGATATCGTCTCTGGTAAGGTTAGTCAACTGATCCTTGTCTCTCATTAAATGTCGCATTTCGGACTGAGTTGATTTTAGTGGCGAAATTATTATCATTTGTTAAAACattcttattaattatagttaagtGGAGTGAACttcaataaataagagtataGCAGTGGTCCGTCTCAGATTAAATGTCACATTTTGTGCGCTGAAATAATTAGTTGAGTTTGAATAGTTAAGTGAAGTGAAATTCAAGATAATTAATGTTGCAAAATTGTTTAGTGAATAAGCATTGTAAAATGTTAGTTACAGTGGCTCCTAATTAATTTTTACTGGTTAGGACTATGATATGACACATTAAATGTTAATCTCAAATCAATGTTAATAAATGTTGAAGGTCCAGTGATCAAATTCTGGCAAGGGagaaaatatcaacataacAGTTAGCATACTAAcgtttgttattaaaaaaaaatgttaatctcACATCAATGTTGTTCAGCGTTGTTAAATAacgtagcagaatttgaacaaatcacaaTTGTTCCGCAATccactatttagtacaaaatattgtcaaatagcggcaCTATAGCATTGTTCGGTAGTAGAATTTGATCAAACTGCTACTTTTTGCGATCTGCAGTTGACAACACTGATGTTACTTCTTAAATAATCTCTAATAACATAAATTAAGGTAGAGATTTTTATATTATGTATCAATTACAACCGTTGTATAACAAAAGAAGTTTGACTTTtatcataatcacttttaaagTCACACATATGGATGATTGTGATTTGGTGGCAGTGTAAgaaaatttaattctttttatttaggTTTTAAAGTTTCATGCATGTATTTGTCAATTCACTAAAATGAGAGACTATTTTAACATGCTTACGATTTTGAGAATCAGTTTATCTATTCACTCTGTTTcgttttattaattgtatttGTTTATGTGGGTGTTGTGGATAGTTGATGTGGTTGTGGTTTTGGTTTGGTAGATTAAGCCTCCTTCATCCCCTGAGGGAAGGTTTACTCAGATACTTTCTGTTGGGATTGGAGGTTCTGCACTTGGACCACAGTTTGTTGCGGAGGCACTTGCTCCTGACAATCCTCCGCTCAAGGTAATGGATGCTATTCAattgtgttgtttttgtgaATGGAAATGTTGAATCGTCTGTTGGTAATGTTTGGAATTCAATTTGAGTTGATTGtgtttaaattttgtaattttgtttctctgagtattttgtattttgtttgtaattttgtcCTTAATTACACACATTTTACTTTCTctgtattattaaaaataaaaggaatggGTGTCATTTAAACACGAACTAGTGGGAGGTTTGTGagtgtttattttaaaaatataagaggTGTGTGCACACCAATACCATTTAAGCATTCTTCAGAGAGCTAATGCAATTTCCGTACGATTGTTTTGTCGGTGATGACGTCTGTTAGTTAACTATGGAcatgtttgtttaaattttgaaaatatgattATTACATTGTGTAAAAACATGGTTTATCTATTTGATATTCTTTTTAGTTATAGTCATTTAGAGCACTTctccaaaaaattaatttaattaatagttaaaatagtttctcaaaataataataaatgtgatttattttcatattataattattttttcaaaagtttaaacGCATATTGTAAATACTCttcaaaataatatcttttCATGTAAAAGCTCCGGTGTGACATTTTGTTAAGTGCCTGCGATGATTAGGGGTAATCTTGTTTCGACTGAAGAAACGAAAGTTAGGGTCCAAGCTGAGGATTGCTAGACACTCTCTTTCctacactcactcttttattgggtgaaattaATGTGGGTCCTACACTTTGGAAATGGGTCCCACTCAAAGTGGTTGGACCCATGTTCATTTCACCTAATAAGAGAGTGAGGGTTTGAAAGTGCGTTCCTAGCACTTCTCTTGTGCTATCAGTTAACTTGCTTGCAATTATAGTACTTTGGTTCTTTACAAAATATATGAGCAAGACCAACTTGTGCTGTTGAATATTGGATATGGAAAAAGTTTTTATTGGGACCTCACATCATGCTTTGGAATTTTGTCAGATAAGATTTATTGACAACACAGATCCTGCTGGCATTGATCATCAGATTGCACAACTCGGCCCTGAGCTAGCTTCGACACTTGTAATTGTGATTTCAAAGGTCTGCATTGagattatactttttttattactccCACCGTGCCTTTTTGTTTATCCATTTGAGAAGAAAAggattttgttcctatttataTAACCTTTTAGAAGGTCAGTATTAACATTAGTTACAATTTCATCTATTATATACCCTTTTGTTGACACAATAGTTCTCAAGTAATAAGTTATTTCACTGTTGAAAGTCCAAAAATTAAAGGTATAGTAGGATTTCCAAATacgattttatgaaaaacaagaACATAAATTGCATTTCTCAATCCATGTGCTACTAGTTTTAATGGACTTATAAAGGCATGCTGTTGGTTGAACATGTTATTGATTCAAAAGTTTTGATCTATCTTCAGAGTGGAGGCACCCCTGAGACTAGAAATGGCTTGTTAGAAGTACAAAAGGCCTTTCGTGAAGCAGGATTGGATTTCCCAAAACAGGTTTAATCTCAGGTTTCAATTTTCTTGAGAATTTACTTTTAACAATTATTGAATGATAATATGTTTAAATCTTCTTAAGATAGTATGTTTGATAACTGCTATGActcccattttcaaatattttcataCTTTGTCtataaacaattgaacttcTTGAGTTATTTAAAGTTTTACTTTTAACCGTTCAGGTGAAGAGTGAGGTTATGTCTTTGAATTGTGAACAGCTACTTCCATATTAGTTTAATATAAACTCAGCTCTGAGTACCCATCAATAATGGTTTTGCTGCTGTTACTTATTAGTGaacttttattttcatatgcACTGTCATGAATTTTACAATGATATGGGTCCTATATGACTAGCACATCTGTGATCATTGTCAGGTTATCAACTCATGATAATCTGTTAATGCAGGGTGTTGCTATAACACAAGAAAACTCTTTGTTGGATAACACTGCCAGAATTGAGGGATGGTTGGCTAGATTTCCCATGTTTGACTGGGTGGGAGGTAGAACGTCAGAGATGTCTGCAGTCGGCCTGCTTCCAGCAGCTCTGCAGGTAATGGGCGTAAAAGTAAATTAAGTTATTTCCTACTTTGGTTAGTTGTGTTCAATTCTAATGTTTCTTGATTCAGACCATTGACATTAGAGAAATGCTTCTTGGTGCATCACTGATGGATGAGGCAAATAGGAGTACTGTGGTATGCATTTTTTTCCTAATATTCCAGTCAATGTTTTAATGCTTGAAGATTATCGTAACTGCTGTTCCTATTTAATGAATGATTTTGTATGTATGACACATGCAAGTATGCAGAGTTCTACTAAAAGGAGCAATTTTTACTTGTGATTTTCCTTGTCCATGTTTAAGTGTAGTTGATGCTCCATGTGCGAAATAGTGAAATACATGACTGAGAGGTATATGTAGTATAGACCAAATCATGTTACATACGGCAAGGTCAATATGTCATTTCCTTGATCATGAGACCAAAAAACAAGCTTTACAACCATTTAAATATGCCTATCTAATAAGTTAAGCTACAACATACAAGAGCTAGGAATAAAATCAGCTTGTATGGTGAGTACTGTCCAAGCTCTATAAATAAGTACTACTTAGGTCAAATATCTAGTCAGTGTGGGATTAAAATACCGTCTCACATCCAACACAATGAAGATACAATGAAGACAATCTAAAATTGGCAAAATTAAGACGGCGGGTGGGGATCACAATTAAGGAAACTTGCCAACACATTCACACCCAGGCTATAGGCCTGGAGCATGGACAATACGAGTGGGCCAACAATGGGTCTAGGATAGATTCTAATATTGTCTTCGACTTTGGGATAGGGCCTAACATAACCCTCAAAATCAAACTCTAATGTGAGGACTTTCCAAGCCTTATAAGCACTGGTAACAAGACAAAGCCTGATAAGGCGGCTCTCCAAAAAAAGGTGGctctacaaaaaaaatccaacccCATAAGGTTTAGAATCAGGAGGTATACTTGagtaaacaataaaacaaagccTGATAAGCACTATTGGGGTGATATCGTCTTCAACTTTGGGATAGGCCCTAACATAACCAGCAAAATCAACCTCTGATGTGAGGACTCTCCAAGCCTTATAAGCACTATTGGGGTGATATCTCTTGGATTTATGGGACTTAGCACACCCCTTCACATCTAGCACAATGAAGATGCTGTAGGCTGCAATGAAGGCAGCCCAAAGTTGTCACTACAAGTATGGCTAAGGGTGAACTGCAATAAAGGTGGCTctcagaaggaaaaaaaaatatccaatcCCATAAGGTTTAGAATCAGGAGGTATATATACTTGATTAAATGTTAAAACAAAGCCTGATAACAACTTTGTTGTGTACCCAAGCCCTGATAAAATCCACAACCAGAAATTACAAAATTACTGAATGCACCTAGGCTCCGATAATagcacaaaattaaaatatcaactcACCAAAGTTACTATTCTCAATAGTAATCATCTATCAAGATACAGTCAGTTGTACTGCACTATTCTGTTTTCAGCTTTTGATTTTACTCAACAAATTTGTCTGTTTAATTTTGACTCTTCTTGATCACGAACAAAAAAATCTAAGGCTCTCCTGTCAATAACAATTTTATGCAGATAAGGAATAATCCTGCAGCTTTACTGGCTTTATCTTGGTATTGGGCTACAGATGGTGTTGGATCCAAGGTATGAATTAGCAACTGCTTCAGTTTCATGTCATTGTCTTCTGTTTTGTCACTTTCTCATTGTgttcttttccttctttctaTTCCTAAGGATATGGTTATCCTTCCGTATAAGGACAGCCTGTTATTATTTAGTAGATACTTGCAGCAATTGGTCATGGAATCTCTGGGCAAAGAATACGACTTGGATGGTAATCGGGTATGTGTGGCACATTTAGCTAATATGCCCCTcgtgatttttatattttgcacTTCATTTTGGAAAATTGCtagattttcttttaattgGTTTACAGTTGCCTTGTATCAAGAAACAGTTGAATGGAGCTTTATAACATATAGTTTCTAATTGATTGTTAATTTCTTGATATAGACACATTTCAAGCTCACCTTCTTGCATTATATCTGGGATGCCATTAACTTTTGATTGAAATGTTGATAATGGGTCCTAGTTTGTATCAACATCATAGGGTGGCAGATGTTTCATGCTACATGTTATCTCGCAATtaatactttttaattttttaaacatttcaaacTGTCATGAATTATTAATGTTATATCCAAATCTGCCTTTTTGATTTCACAGGTTAATCAAGGAATTAGTGTCTATGGAAATAAAGGAAGCACAGACCAGCATGCGTGAGTTttcattccatttttttaagCTTGGTTGATatcattttatgttttaataaatttgttaaaTCTGCAAGAACAGCTACATTCAGCAACTGAGGGAAGGTGTGCACAATTTCTTTGCGACGTTCATTGAGGTGCTACGCGATAGACCACCGGGTCATGATTGGGAGCTTGAACCAGGTGTTACATGTGGTGACTACCTGTTTGGTATGCTACAGGTTTGACATATTAATCGAACATATTTTCTCAGTACATTTGATTActctattaaattttttaaaagaatggCTGTGGTTAGTTGGTCACTTGGTATGTTTGTACAgtgctaaaaaaaatgtttccaCAGGGAACAAGGTCAGCTTTGTATTCTAATGACCGCGAGTCCATCACAGTCACCGTGCAAGAAGTAACACCTCGATCAGTTGGAGCCCTTGTTGCACTGTATGAACGAGCAGTTGGGATATATGCCTCACTTGTCAACATAAATGCTTATCACCAACCTGGTAAACATATTTTCTCTTTAGTTTATTTTAGGATTCTATGGATCTTGGAGAAACAACTTGCTTTTTAACTTGTCTTGGATTGTTGTTAGATCTTTATGTTGGTTTGGAAGCTTGTTTGGTGCAAATCGAATTATATAACCACCTACTTTATTAGTTTTGTTGCTACCATGTTACTAATTACTTCTGAATTTGATAATTAGGCGTGGAAGCTGGTAAGAAAGCAGCAGGAGAAGTATTAGCACTTCAAAAACGAGTGCTGGCAGTGCTAAACGAAGCAAGGTATGGTGTAATATGTTTCAAAATATCATGATTTTTTGTGTATTAGCTCGAAATATATTTGGAAATATCAGATGTGTTTTAGATTTGTGGATCTGGTTTGGTGGTTGTATGGGTTTTGATAAGGAGGGggactaaattttaaatatcaaatgGGAGGCtttgcaaataaaaataaaaatgggagTTAGTTAgaggaaaaagaaagagagaaccGATTTGTTATACAGGATAGTTTCAATGTTGTCAATCGTGGGTCGCAAAAAATAGCGGTTTGTTTGAATTTCGCTATGCTACAGTACTACAGcgctgctatttgacaaaactttgtactaaatagcataTCGGTAAACAATAGCGGTTTGTTTAAATTGTGTTATGCTATAGATCCACAATAACCGCTATTTGTTACTACCAAGTAGTTTAAAGGAAGTCAAACGGGTCATGTgtgtttctatttttgttttggctTATAGTTTGGGCCACAGGAGTTTACCTTCGATAGGACCATTTGCTTGtacttttgtattttcttctatttatcaataaaatctTCCTTTgtttattatcataaaaaaaaaaaaaaaaaaaaaaaaaaaaaaaaaaaaaaaaaactcctatTTTTAGATAGGAGTTTTGCCTATCAGTTGGTGTTTTCATTGGCGAGAGGGAGATTCTGTTGTATGTAAACCTAGATGGCGTCAGAACGACTTAATGCTCTAGAGATTGGCTTCTTCAAGGACAATCTACGATGCCTATGAGGATTTCTAATCCTACTCCTCGTTGATAGTTGAGAGCCGCAACTAATCATAACTTTATAACTGCCAAACTAGCGACTTTTTAGGATAACCCATCACTAGAACAAGGAGATTGAGGTTGGTTTAGGGAATGCCAATATCTTTCGCAAGGAAGATGTAATAATTTGGTGATCCAAGTGGGCTGAACAATATGTTTGTAGTAGTTGAAGATCTCGAAGGAAGCCAAAACATATTGGACCAAGAAAACCATGAGCTTCAGTCAGGACGGTGATATTGTTATATTACTCTCAAGGGGTTAGCATGGGTGATCAGATCAATACCACACTGCTTCCAAAGCAACAAGTTTTACAATAGATGGCAAGGCAGGTAAATCCAGTTACTGAGAGTACCAGATCCgttgacaaaagaaaaaagtattttaGAGGGCCAGCAGTCAACAAATAAATCTATTACTGACTAGGCCATCATTTGGAGGTCAAATTATGCCAAGGAAGTAACGGAGGGAGATGAAGACAGCCGTTTTAAATAGTTTCTCCTTTCTGCCTTGAGGACAAGGCAGTTTAGGTAGTTTTTTAGGTGGATGGTCCGGTTGGTTATAGAAGGGGAGGAATCAGTGGAGGAACCTACTtgtaaataacaaataaaaaaaagggaagTTTGACGCACTAAAGCTCTCGCGTACGCAGGGTTCGGGAAGTTAGATtgaggggagagagagagagggaactAATTTGCTATATGGGGTAGTTCAATGTGAGAGAGTCAAGTTATTGtgtttccttttcattttcgGCTTATAGCTTGGCCCCACATGAGTTTGTCGCTTGAGCATTTGCTCTTTTATGTAATTTCTTCCACTGCAGATTCCCTTTTTTTTAGGGTAGTACTAGTTAGTTATTCCTATCAATGTGTCTGGATCCTCATGAAAGCCCGAGTTAGGAAAGTTTTGTTGGTCGGTGTTTACATATTGAGTTTTTCTACGAAGTTGGGGAAGTTTGAGGTTCGTGTATCCTAGGGTAGACACCATTACATAGGGT
Above is a genomic segment from Medicago truncatula cultivar Jemalong A17 chromosome 5, MtrunA17r5.0-ANR, whole genome shotgun sequence containing:
- the LOC11426025 gene encoding glucose-6-phosphate isomerase 1, chloroplastic, which produces MASISSIYSSSPTLNNQKNQNASSIPIRRRSQQHLPIYQTRPKLPPTRSVAREIPTGTDLSAVQSTNHHRLEKDPRALWRRYVDWLYQHKEIGLYLDVSRVGFTDEFVKEMEPRFQAALKAMEELEKGAIANPDEGRMVGHYWLRDSNRAPNIFLKTQIDKTLDAICGFADDIVSGKIKPPSSPEGRFTQILSVGIGGSALGPQFVAEALAPDNPPLKIRFIDNTDPAGIDHQIAQLGPELASTLVIVISKSGGTPETRNGLLEVQKAFREAGLDFPKQGVAITQENSLLDNTARIEGWLARFPMFDWVGGRTSEMSAVGLLPAALQTIDIREMLLGASLMDEANRSTVIRNNPAALLALSWYWATDGVGSKDMVILPYKDSLLLFSRYLQQLVMESLGKEYDLDGNRVNQGISVYGNKGSTDQHAYIQQLREGVHNFFATFIEVLRDRPPGHDWELEPGVTCGDYLFGMLQGTRSALYSNDRESITVTVQEVTPRSVGALVALYERAVGIYASLVNINAYHQPGVEAGKKAAGEVLALQKRVLAVLNEASCKEPVEPLTIEEVAERCHAPEDIEVIYKIIAHMAANDRALIAEGNCGSPRSVKVFLGECNVDEMYA